In Anseongella ginsenosidimutans, one genomic interval encodes:
- a CDS encoding TIM barrel protein, giving the protein MKRRSFVKGLAAGSAVAGLSGMASAAGTTRSMPQKHNFKLKYAPHFGMFEHHAGKDPIDQLHFMAETGFMALEDNGMMGRPAELQTKIGDTLAKLGMTMGVFVVDKGGNSANTLAAGKKEHVDIFLDGCRRAVEVAKRCNAKWMTVVPGDYERHLPLGIQTANVIEALRRGAEILEPHGLVMVLEPLSDSPNLFLQYSDQTYLICKAVNSPSCKILYDAYHLQKNEGQLITNIERCWEEIPYFQIGDNPGRKEPTTGEINYRNVFKYIHEKGYTGVMGMEHGLSKPGKEGELALIQAYVESDNF; this is encoded by the coding sequence CAGGCATGGCAAGCGCTGCCGGAACAACACGTTCCATGCCCCAAAAACATAATTTCAAACTGAAATACGCCCCCCACTTCGGCATGTTTGAGCATCATGCGGGAAAGGATCCCATTGACCAGCTTCATTTTATGGCTGAAACGGGTTTCATGGCGCTGGAAGACAACGGGATGATGGGCAGGCCGGCGGAGCTGCAGACCAAAATCGGTGACACGCTCGCCAAGCTCGGCATGACCATGGGCGTGTTCGTGGTTGATAAAGGCGGAAATTCCGCCAATACGCTTGCAGCCGGGAAAAAGGAACACGTGGATATTTTCCTGGATGGCTGCAGGCGGGCCGTAGAAGTGGCGAAAAGATGCAATGCCAAATGGATGACCGTGGTGCCCGGTGACTATGAGCGGCATCTTCCCCTGGGAATACAAACTGCCAATGTGATCGAAGCCCTGCGCAGAGGCGCCGAAATCCTGGAACCCCACGGCCTGGTAATGGTACTGGAGCCGCTGAGCGATTCGCCAAACCTTTTCCTGCAGTATTCCGATCAAACCTACCTTATCTGCAAAGCAGTGAATAGTCCTTCCTGCAAGATCCTTTACGATGCGTATCACCTGCAGAAAAATGAAGGGCAGCTTATTACCAATATAGAACGTTGCTGGGAAGAGATCCCTTATTTCCAGATCGGGGACAATCCCGGCCGGAAAGAGCCGACTACCGGGGAGATCAATTACCGGAACGTTTTCAAGTACATTCATGAAAAAGGTTATACCGGCGTAATGGGCATGGAGCATGGACTGTCCAAGCCAGGTAAAGAAGGGGAGCTTGCCCTGATACAGGCTTACGTGGAATCGGATAATTTTTAA
- a CDS encoding SusC/RagA family TonB-linked outer membrane protein, with the protein MKQNVKACMAMLFCLSCLSWAANAQHEVSGKVTSAADNTPIAGVGVTVQGSSIGVSTDASGNYSLNVPSGDVTLVFSFIGFATREIPVNDRSLVNVTMEEDTEQLEQVVAIGYGTARRSDLTGSVGTINASELVDRSPVSAVKALQGRIAGVEVLNNAAAPGSSARIRIRGINSINTGKEPLVVVDGIIGVDLNMVNPNDISSIEVLKDASATAIYGARGANGVLLVTTKRGIANASQLTYSGFVSVGARQRSVPSLNAAQYMEIYHRAYDNAEKYDPTGYAQGKYTKFDPADFPLLFDASGNPLYDTNWEDEVYRTAISNSHTIALRGGSEKTRYSLSMGYTGEQGIMINSWNNRFTGKVTVDSDVKPWLTIGGSVMGVRNKQHVIDDANGALNMPRLVTEMIPIVPVKYPDGTWSKNNDFYSSAEGDNPVRVAQERGTDRITSQLYGDAYLNFKLAPGLELKTQFSALLDDDKNNFYSGRELRNLSADQRGVASVGIEDRTYWQSENYLTWTKEIGDHSITGLGGLSWSQDHYESLSVRAENFLDDFFQWRNLPAAGTIAKGDIGSGINESQLNSYFTRWNYSYKSKYLLTVTGRYDGSSKFGKNNKYAFFPSAGIAWRISEEDFMQSAPGISNLKIRASYGHTGNQELGSYASLQFLSTANVLFANGLQTGLFRSSFGNPDLKWETTKQADIGLEMGLWDDRLSLEVDVYHKRTDDLLLSAPLPWSTGLDGVTRNIGSVENKGIEVSISSLNISRGDFTWSTSINWASNRNEIVQLANNNADIFPGPWFLGQTNILRVGHPIGTIWGKTRLGTWSTEEAEEAARYGRLPGDLKLADLNGDTTIDGDDESIIGRMYPKWVGNMSNEFTYKNFDLSFDLRFSYGNDVINATKHSAEDRQTLTNSYATVMDAWRPDNQDAMIAEVRAWGTYYTTNIDSWWVEDGSFLRLQNIVLGYNLPEATLQKMNVQQFRVYLSAQNLFLATDYTGYDPEVETYGFSHAQGLDFYPYAKPRIINLGVNVTF; encoded by the coding sequence ATGAAACAGAATGTCAAAGCGTGCATGGCCATGCTTTTTTGCTTGTCCTGCCTGAGCTGGGCCGCCAATGCCCAGCATGAAGTGAGCGGGAAAGTTACTTCAGCGGCCGACAATACACCCATTGCCGGCGTCGGCGTAACAGTACAAGGTTCCAGCATTGGCGTATCCACGGATGCTTCGGGAAATTATTCCCTGAACGTTCCTTCGGGAGACGTTACCCTGGTCTTTTCCTTTATCGGTTTTGCGACCCGTGAAATCCCTGTCAACGACCGCAGCCTGGTAAACGTGACGATGGAAGAAGATACCGAGCAACTCGAGCAGGTTGTGGCCATCGGATATGGTACTGCAAGACGGTCCGACCTTACCGGTTCAGTGGGAACCATCAATGCGTCCGAATTGGTTGACCGCTCCCCGGTAAGCGCGGTAAAAGCCCTTCAGGGAAGGATCGCCGGGGTAGAAGTTTTGAACAACGCGGCGGCTCCGGGAAGTTCGGCCCGGATCCGGATACGGGGTATCAATTCCATTAACACCGGTAAAGAACCGCTGGTAGTGGTGGACGGGATCATCGGAGTGGATCTTAATATGGTGAATCCCAATGATATTTCTTCGATCGAAGTATTGAAAGATGCATCGGCTACCGCTATTTACGGCGCCCGCGGCGCCAACGGCGTACTGCTGGTCACGACTAAGCGGGGAATTGCCAATGCCAGCCAGCTGACTTACAGCGGTTTTGTATCGGTAGGCGCCCGGCAGCGCAGCGTTCCCAGCCTCAATGCGGCGCAGTACATGGAAATATATCACAGGGCCTATGACAACGCGGAGAAATATGATCCTACGGGTTATGCCCAGGGAAAGTACACCAAGTTTGATCCCGCCGACTTCCCCCTGCTGTTTGATGCCAGCGGGAACCCCCTTTACGATACCAACTGGGAAGATGAGGTGTATCGAACGGCTATCTCTAACAGCCATACCATTGCCCTTCGCGGCGGCAGCGAAAAGACCCGTTACAGCCTTTCCATGGGTTATACAGGCGAACAGGGAATCATGATCAATTCCTGGAACAACCGCTTTACCGGCAAGGTAACTGTAGACAGCGATGTAAAACCCTGGCTGACCATAGGCGGAAGCGTTATGGGTGTGCGGAATAAACAACACGTAATAGACGATGCCAACGGAGCGCTGAACATGCCCCGTTTGGTGACCGAAATGATCCCGATCGTCCCGGTAAAGTACCCTGACGGCACCTGGAGCAAGAACAATGATTTTTATTCGTCCGCCGAAGGAGATAACCCGGTTCGCGTAGCGCAGGAAAGAGGAACGGACAGGATCACCTCCCAGCTTTACGGAGACGCTTACCTGAATTTTAAGCTCGCTCCCGGACTTGAACTCAAGACTCAGTTCAGCGCATTGCTGGATGACGATAAGAATAATTTTTACTCCGGCAGGGAATTGCGTAACCTTTCCGCCGACCAGCGGGGCGTGGCCAGCGTAGGGATAGAAGACCGCACCTACTGGCAAAGCGAGAATTACCTCACCTGGACAAAAGAGATTGGCGATCATTCCATTACCGGCCTGGGAGGTTTATCCTGGAGCCAGGATCACTACGAGAGCCTTTCAGTCCGGGCGGAAAACTTTCTTGATGACTTTTTCCAATGGAGGAACCTTCCCGCCGCCGGAACCATCGCCAAAGGGGATATCGGGAGCGGGATCAACGAATCGCAGCTGAATTCCTACTTTACGCGCTGGAATTACAGCTATAAAAGTAAATACCTGCTGACTGTTACCGGCCGTTATGATGGTTCATCAAAATTCGGAAAGAATAATAAATACGCCTTTTTCCCCTCGGCGGGGATCGCCTGGCGTATCTCTGAAGAAGATTTCATGCAAAGCGCCCCAGGCATCAGTAACCTGAAGATCCGGGCCAGCTACGGGCATACCGGCAACCAGGAATTAGGTTCCTATGCTTCACTGCAATTCCTTAGCACCGCCAACGTGCTGTTTGCCAACGGCCTGCAAACAGGTTTGTTCCGCAGCAGCTTCGGAAACCCGGATTTGAAGTGGGAAACGACCAAGCAAGCCGATATCGGGTTGGAAATGGGATTATGGGATGACCGTCTTTCCCTGGAGGTGGATGTTTACCACAAACGTACCGACGACCTGTTGCTTTCAGCGCCGCTGCCCTGGTCAACCGGGCTGGACGGGGTAACGCGGAACATCGGATCTGTAGAGAATAAAGGTATTGAAGTTTCCATCAGTTCATTGAATATCAGCCGGGGCGACTTTACCTGGAGTACTTCCATCAACTGGGCGTCCAACCGAAATGAGATCGTACAGCTGGCTAATAATAACGCCGATATTTTCCCGGGGCCGTGGTTCCTGGGCCAAACCAATATCCTGAGGGTAGGGCATCCCATCGGTACCATCTGGGGCAAGACCCGCCTGGGAACCTGGAGTACGGAGGAAGCCGAAGAAGCGGCCCGGTACGGACGGCTTCCGGGTGACCTAAAGCTGGCGGATTTGAACGGCGATACTACTATAGACGGAGACGATGAATCAATTATCGGCCGCATGTATCCGAAATGGGTAGGCAATATGTCTAATGAGTTTACCTATAAGAATTTTGACTTGTCATTCGATCTTCGTTTTTCTTACGGGAACGATGTCATCAATGCGACCAAACATTCTGCGGAAGACCGGCAGACCCTGACCAACAGTTATGCGACGGTAATGGACGCCTGGAGGCCCGACAACCAGGATGCCATGATTGCGGAAGTAAGGGCCTGGGGAACCTATTATACCACCAATATCGACAGTTGGTGGGTGGAAGACGGTTCTTTCCTGCGGCTGCAGAATATCGTACTAGGATATAATCTTCCTGAGGCAACTTTGCAGAAAATGAATGTGCAGCAGTTCCGTGTCTATTTGTCCGCACAGAACCTGTTCCTGGCGACAGATTATACCGGATATGATCCTGAAGTGGAAACCTACGGCTTTTCCCACGCGCAGGGGCTCGACTTTTACCCTTACGCGAAGCCGCGGATCATTAATTTAGGCGTAAACGTTACCTTTTAA
- a CDS encoding DUF3891 family protein, translated as MIIREQRNDLLLITQPHHAALAGLFAGHWKVTAFQGFDRLEEVLFTVHHHDQCWEEADKAPLLNPGTKLPYSFDDYPEKRKIGLYREGIDAMEKGHPYSALLCSRHFASFFASSLTGPGRDFHESELLRQKGLVKALGLKEQEQAEADFHFHLLQFCDNLSLFICLNEEGKNQHPWFKKGFSNSEKLGVNTRPLKAGWKDTDTVRITPFPFDESFSLQLEYRAIPSLLPDQATLTRCWEEAPLRTKTIHFR; from the coding sequence ATGATCATACGTGAACAGAGAAATGACTTGCTGCTTATTACTCAACCTCATCATGCCGCGCTTGCGGGTTTATTTGCCGGCCATTGGAAGGTCACGGCCTTTCAAGGATTTGACCGGCTGGAAGAGGTGCTGTTTACTGTTCACCACCATGATCAATGCTGGGAAGAGGCTGATAAGGCTCCCCTGCTGAACCCCGGGACAAAGCTTCCTTATTCATTCGATGATTACCCCGAAAAGCGAAAGATCGGACTATACCGGGAAGGAATAGATGCGATGGAAAAGGGACACCCTTATTCCGCCCTGCTGTGCAGCAGACATTTTGCGTCCTTTTTCGCTTCTTCACTGACAGGGCCGGGACGGGATTTCCATGAATCGGAACTACTCAGGCAAAAAGGCCTTGTTAAAGCGCTTGGCCTGAAAGAACAGGAGCAGGCAGAAGCGGATTTCCATTTTCACCTGCTCCAGTTCTGCGATAACCTTTCCCTGTTCATTTGCTTAAACGAGGAAGGGAAAAATCAGCATCCCTGGTTCAAAAAAGGCTTCTCTAATTCCGAAAAACTGGGCGTGAATACCCGTCCTTTGAAAGCCGGCTGGAAAGACACTGATACAGTACGGATAACGCCTTTTCCCTTTGATGAATCCTTCAGCCTGCAGCTGGAATATCGTGCTATTCCTTCGCTCCTGCCTGACCAGGCAACATTAACGCGTTGTTGGGAAGAGGCTCCGCTCCGTACAAAAACCATTCATTTCCGGTAA
- a CDS encoding sugar porter family MFS transporter yields the protein MQQSNRFFLLLITFVAALGGLLFGFDMAVISGVLPFVREQFSLSPLREGWFVSSALVGCIAGVAFSGELSDRLGRKKMLLLSAVLFLLSAIGACLAPGFSFLVISRIAGGLGVGIASSVAPLYISEISPARIRGRLVTFYQLAITLGILAAYLSNAGLHHYAAGAAVTSEGFFAYVFNREVWRGMFGVGAIPSVLFLLGLALVPESPRWLFQKGRKKEAMIILEKISGPGEARQVTEAAAEIKVREGGSYRELLKPGMRKALLIGILLPFFSQFSGINAVIYYGPSILNEAGIDLSNALLGQIILGGANVVFTLLAIWKVDQLGRRPLYLFGTAGAAVSLFSTGLCFYLGATGSWLLLLSALLFLGCFAFSIGPIKFVVASEIFPNHIRGRALAISIMTMWVADTIVGQLTPLSLERLGTAVTFWVFAGFCLVAWWVGNKLLPETKGKTLEEIQEIWRK from the coding sequence ATGCAACAGTCCAATCGTTTTTTCCTGCTGCTGATCACCTTTGTGGCCGCCCTGGGTGGTTTGCTTTTCGGATTTGATATGGCTGTTATTTCCGGTGTGCTTCCTTTTGTACGAGAGCAGTTTTCGCTTTCACCCCTCCGGGAAGGATGGTTTGTGTCCTCCGCGTTAGTCGGCTGTATTGCCGGTGTCGCATTTTCAGGGGAGCTGAGTGACCGGCTGGGCAGAAAAAAGATGCTTTTACTTTCTGCGGTGCTTTTCCTGCTTTCCGCCATCGGCGCCTGTCTGGCACCCGGCTTTTCTTTCCTGGTCATTTCGCGGATAGCGGGTGGGCTGGGAGTAGGGATCGCTTCCAGCGTGGCGCCGCTTTATATTTCAGAAATATCGCCGGCCAGGATCAGGGGCCGCCTGGTCACCTTTTACCAGCTGGCTATCACGCTTGGTATCCTGGCGGCCTACCTGAGCAATGCAGGTTTGCATCATTATGCTGCCGGGGCCGCCGTGACTTCGGAAGGTTTTTTTGCGTATGTTTTCAACCGGGAAGTCTGGAGGGGCATGTTTGGGGTCGGAGCGATTCCTTCTGTGTTATTCCTTCTGGGATTAGCCCTGGTGCCGGAGAGCCCCAGGTGGTTGTTTCAAAAAGGAAGAAAGAAGGAAGCAATGATTATCCTGGAGAAGATAAGCGGCCCCGGAGAAGCCAGGCAGGTAACGGAAGCCGCCGCGGAAATCAAAGTCCGGGAAGGAGGCAGCTACCGGGAGTTGCTAAAGCCTGGCATGCGGAAGGCGCTTTTAATTGGCATATTGCTTCCCTTTTTCTCCCAGTTTTCGGGCATAAACGCCGTTATTTATTACGGGCCCAGCATCCTGAACGAGGCCGGGATCGATCTCAGCAATGCCTTGCTCGGCCAGATCATCCTTGGAGGGGCTAACGTGGTCTTCACCTTGCTGGCTATCTGGAAAGTAGACCAGCTCGGCAGGCGGCCGCTGTACCTGTTTGGGACGGCCGGCGCGGCCGTAAGCCTGTTTTCTACCGGCCTGTGTTTTTACCTGGGCGCTACCGGCAGCTGGTTACTGCTGCTCAGCGCCCTCCTTTTTCTCGGATGTTTTGCGTTCTCCATCGGCCCTATCAAGTTCGTGGTCGCCTCGGAGATATTTCCCAATCATATCCGGGGGCGCGCACTCGCAATTAGCATAATGACCATGTGGGTGGCGGACACCATTGTAGGGCAGCTGACGCCTTTAAGCCTGGAACGCCTTGGGACGGCGGTGACTTTTTGGGTATTTGCCGGCTTTTGCCTGGTAGCCTGGTGGGTAGGGAACAAATTACTGCCCGAGACCAAGGGAAAAACCCTGGAAGAGATCCAGGAGATCTGGCGAAAATAA
- a CDS encoding GntR family transcriptional regulator — MQIDHTSPVPLHKQIEVLIRSLVESGDYDGGKLLPREEELARKFGVSRNTVRQGIYKLVLEGLLVRKKGVGTMVAPRTITTHLDEWHSFTEEMSRRGIKVRNYLVDIQSEAAPQGVSELFQVQKNAELFKLERLRGDENGPFVYFISWFHPRVPLSGTEDFTRPLYKLFEEKFSIFPTSSHEELKAVKASEKVAAYLGIEENTPVLFRKRTVFDTGNRIIEYNLGYYRSDKFAYSINIRRNS; from the coding sequence ATGCAGATTGATCATACATCTCCGGTCCCCCTTCATAAGCAAATAGAAGTACTTATAAGAAGCCTGGTAGAAAGCGGCGATTATGACGGCGGAAAACTATTGCCCAGGGAAGAGGAGCTTGCCAGGAAATTCGGCGTATCCAGGAATACGGTAAGGCAAGGCATTTACAAGCTGGTACTCGAGGGATTGCTGGTTCGAAAAAAAGGGGTAGGAACCATGGTGGCGCCAAGGACCATTACCACTCATCTGGATGAATGGCATAGTTTCACCGAAGAAATGAGCCGCAGGGGGATTAAGGTGCGCAATTACCTGGTGGACATTCAAAGCGAGGCGGCTCCGCAGGGAGTTTCTGAGCTGTTCCAGGTACAAAAAAATGCCGAATTATTTAAACTTGAACGCCTCAGGGGCGATGAGAATGGCCCTTTTGTCTATTTTATATCCTGGTTTCATCCGAGGGTCCCCCTGAGTGGAACGGAAGACTTTACGCGGCCCTTGTATAAGCTCTTTGAGGAGAAATTCTCCATTTTTCCTACTTCTTCGCACGAAGAGCTGAAGGCGGTCAAGGCCAGCGAAAAGGTGGCCGCTTACCTTGGAATTGAGGAAAACACGCCTGTGTTATTCCGGAAAAGAACGGTATTCGATACGGGTAACCGGATCATTGAATATAACCTCGGTTATTACCGGAGCGATAAATTTGCTTATTCCATTAACATCCGCAGGAATTCTTAA
- a CDS encoding RagB/SusD family nutrient uptake outer membrane protein: MKKLVYCTALAVTALFMSACESFLDEEPGSLTTDASLTSSEVAQAFANSAYTEIDVLAQGAGGWGGNTLSFLEFMTGKASGVPQTEAFKFNQLTYDADAFYIGDYWRRFYRGIQNCNIALEELSEFPGLDEGQRKNWLAEVRTLRAFYYFYLVRMFGDVPKVTENISDLGQIETPRSPVKEIYDEIIIPDLLFAEESTLPWRDGTGRASMGLVKALLADVFLTYAGYPVQGGEQYYTESASRSAELIEEGGYSLFPEYADLRDPAKENSGELVFQVQYDQENRNSGLTPVCLPLGFDISTAYADEYGGLVPTEQFVDSYAAGDKRAEEKQFFFTFYTPNRTNASQVNLGAPYIYKYYHKQAVDGDANSPVNFTVYRLADVMLMYAEASNRAEGSPNAQARQYVNDIRGRAGLAPVGALSMDAFEKEVWSQRNFELCYEGKMWFDMIRTRMVKNDVSGEWENFVGHTTVFDATFQEKHLLFPVPKRELDNNSALSQNPGF, from the coding sequence ATGAAAAAACTAGTATACTGTACCGCACTAGCCGTGACGGCCTTGTTCATGAGTGCGTGCGAATCCTTCCTGGACGAGGAACCGGGCTCGCTTACCACCGATGCCAGCCTTACCAGCAGTGAAGTTGCCCAGGCCTTCGCTAACAGCGCTTATACCGAAATAGACGTGCTGGCCCAGGGCGCAGGCGGATGGGGCGGCAATACGCTCTCCTTCCTGGAGTTTATGACCGGAAAAGCAAGCGGTGTGCCCCAGACCGAGGCATTTAAATTCAATCAACTTACGTACGATGCCGATGCTTTCTATATCGGCGATTACTGGCGGCGCTTTTACCGCGGTATCCAGAACTGCAATATCGCGCTGGAGGAACTAAGCGAGTTTCCCGGCCTGGATGAAGGACAGCGTAAAAACTGGCTGGCCGAAGTGCGGACGCTCAGGGCCTTTTACTATTTTTACCTCGTGAGGATGTTCGGCGATGTGCCGAAGGTTACGGAGAATATCTCTGACCTGGGGCAGATAGAAACGCCGCGATCACCGGTGAAAGAGATTTACGATGAGATCATTATTCCTGATTTGCTTTTTGCCGAAGAGTCTACGCTTCCCTGGAGAGATGGCACGGGCCGGGCTTCGATGGGATTGGTCAAAGCCTTGCTGGCAGACGTATTTCTTACCTATGCGGGTTATCCTGTACAGGGCGGCGAACAGTATTATACCGAATCGGCCAGCCGTTCCGCGGAACTCATTGAAGAAGGCGGCTATTCCCTGTTCCCGGAATATGCCGACCTGCGTGATCCTGCGAAAGAAAATAGCGGCGAACTGGTCTTCCAGGTGCAGTATGACCAGGAAAACCGGAATTCCGGGCTTACTCCTGTATGCCTGCCGCTGGGCTTCGATATTTCCACCGCTTATGCTGACGAATACGGCGGGCTGGTTCCCACCGAACAATTTGTGGATAGTTATGCCGCCGGCGATAAGCGCGCAGAGGAAAAGCAATTTTTCTTTACCTTTTATACGCCCAACCGGACCAACGCTTCCCAGGTAAACCTGGGAGCGCCTTATATTTATAAATACTATCACAAACAGGCCGTGGACGGGGACGCCAATTCACCAGTTAATTTCACGGTTTACAGGCTCGCAGACGTGATGCTGATGTATGCTGAAGCATCTAATCGCGCCGAAGGCAGCCCCAATGCCCAGGCCCGTCAATATGTGAACGATATTCGCGGCCGGGCCGGCCTGGCGCCGGTCGGCGCCCTTTCAATGGATGCTTTTGAAAAGGAGGTTTGGTCGCAGCGTAATTTTGAGTTGTGCTACGAGGGAAAAATGTGGTTTGATATGATACGCACCCGAATGGTGAAAAACGATGTAAGCGGTGAATGGGAAAATTTCGTGGGCCATACTACCGTATTTGACGCCACTTTCCAGGAAAAGCACCTGCTTTTCCCCGTTCCCAAGCGGGAACTGGATAATAATTCTGCGCTTAGCCAGAATCCCGGATTCTGA
- a CDS encoding class I mannose-6-phosphate isomerase, with protein MNKHRKSLLPRIDAFVDQQRTDGITWMEGENFRHALDLVVRNAFRARPWFEAGAWGGNWMKQHIEGLPYEEINYAWSFELITPENGVILESSGKMLEFGFDFLMVHNNKAVLGKAVSRFGDQFPIRFDFLDTFSGGNLSLQCHPGNAYIKAHFGENFTQDETYYILDAGENAEVYLGFREGVSGERFRETLEESVLDQVPVQVEDFVQVFPAKKHDLFLIPNRTIHCSGVNNLVLEISSTPYIYTFKLYDWLRPGLDGKPRPLNLQRGFENLDFSMEGERVKKELLSVPQLLEEGDDWQLLELPTHQEHFYRIQRLEFESEMQLETEDGAQVCNLVEGGPVRVYTSSRELTLQFAETFVVPAAAGTFKLVNLGKKKAKVVKAFVK; from the coding sequence TTGAATAAGCACAGGAAAAGCCTGCTTCCCCGTATCGACGCCTTTGTAGATCAACAAAGAACAGATGGTATTACCTGGATGGAGGGCGAAAACTTCCGCCATGCGCTAGATCTCGTAGTAAGAAACGCTTTCCGGGCGAGGCCCTGGTTTGAAGCGGGCGCCTGGGGCGGCAACTGGATGAAGCAGCATATCGAAGGGCTGCCTTACGAAGAGATCAACTATGCCTGGTCCTTTGAACTGATTACCCCGGAGAATGGAGTGATCCTGGAAAGCAGCGGAAAAATGCTTGAATTCGGCTTTGATTTTTTAATGGTTCATAATAATAAGGCCGTACTCGGAAAGGCGGTATCCCGGTTCGGGGACCAGTTTCCCATTCGCTTTGATTTTCTGGATACCTTCAGCGGCGGCAACCTCTCGCTGCAATGCCATCCGGGTAATGCGTATATAAAAGCACATTTTGGTGAAAATTTTACTCAGGACGAGACGTACTATATTCTTGACGCCGGCGAAAACGCGGAGGTGTACCTTGGATTCCGGGAAGGCGTTTCCGGGGAGCGATTCAGGGAGACGCTGGAAGAAAGTGTTTTGGACCAGGTTCCCGTACAGGTGGAAGATTTTGTCCAGGTATTCCCGGCGAAGAAACACGATCTTTTTCTGATTCCCAACCGCACCATTCATTGTTCAGGCGTTAATAACCTGGTGCTGGAAATAAGCAGTACCCCTTATATCTATACCTTTAAATTGTATGACTGGCTCCGTCCCGGGCTGGACGGAAAGCCACGGCCGCTGAACCTGCAAAGAGGGTTTGAGAACCTGGATTTTTCAATGGAAGGAGAAAGAGTAAAAAAAGAGCTGTTGTCGGTGCCTCAGCTCCTTGAGGAAGGGGATGACTGGCAGCTGCTGGAACTGCCTACTCACCAGGAGCATTTCTATCGCATCCAGCGGCTTGAATTCGAATCTGAAATGCAGCTGGAAACGGAAGACGGCGCCCAGGTGTGTAACCTCGTGGAAGGAGGGCCTGTCAGGGTTTATACCAGCTCCCGGGAACTGACCCTGCAATTCGCGGAAACATTCGTCGTTCCCGCCGCGGCGGGAACATTCAAACTGGTTAATCTCGGAAAGAAGAAAGCAAAGGTTGTTAAAGCTTTCGTGAAATAA